The Epilithonimonas zeae genome contains a region encoding:
- a CDS encoding BlaI/MecI/CopY family transcriptional regulator yields MNKLTKAEEQVMQYLWQIEKGFLKDVLELFPEPKPHTNTISTILKILMEKGFVNHKTFGRQHEYFPLISKENYSGKSIRSLVKNYFEGSYTNAVSFLVEENEISVKDLELLLDELKNKE; encoded by the coding sequence ATGAATAAGTTAACCAAAGCAGAAGAACAGGTAATGCAGTACCTTTGGCAGATAGAGAAAGGATTCTTGAAAGACGTCTTAGAATTGTTTCCCGAGCCAAAACCGCATACCAACACGATTTCCACGATTCTGAAAATATTGATGGAAAAAGGATTTGTTAATCATAAAACTTTTGGAAGACAACACGAGTATTTTCCTTTGATAAGTAAAGAGAATTATAGCGGAAAGTCTATCAGAAGCCTGGTTAAGAATTATTTCGAAGGTTCTTATACCAATGCTGTTTCATTTTTGGTAGAAGAAAACGAAATCAGTGTGAAGGATTTGGAACTTTTATTAGACGAACTTAAAAACAAGGAATAA
- a CDS encoding M56 family metallopeptidase: protein MEPLLLYFGKMILCSAVMFAYYLLFLKDKTFHHYNRFYLLLSVIISLVLPLIKVSYFTIETDKNLYLLLSQLNQNQLQTTTNYDITIYSVFYAIIGVVSIILLIRLIVGILRIQSIKKQFPNETIEGIKFYQTNLNNAPFSFFRNLFWKQTIQLDSPVGQQILKHEMVHIQQKHSWDKLLMQVTKSVFWFNPVFYFINKEINLIHEYLADKKAVKKSDTKAFAQMLLESHFSGSILPVTSPFLSSNLKKRLTMITKNQTKYSYARKLFALPILFFMVFAYMVNAKNKEIKETNKAIEIAVNEMKNDTIKPKTSEFDSLSMSHQKQTQLYSEALKEDHLKMSALSTKMAEKSKALSALKKAKKEDSSEYKALENDLENLSNKMQSIVDSDNYQKNLKGLEEHSEAMAKMYDSPEFKKRIADAEKAGRDAEAMVNSPEFKKRIADAEKQAKIAERMMNSPKFQRDLKNAQNQAEKMQIKVNSPEFQKMIQDAQKRAQDAVEKYGKIYTGEEFQKMIKDQYGKDAFADGTVAYGFDASDLPDFKDFSSNFNYNFSNDVFYNTEKTTLTPKELKKFEKKRAELQKKQKELLEEQKKLQKKQQELNKEARQNNPLKISFNSNLDSPKTLVYNKNITPPQRISKSNQVIIFDKTTDGNPQRVFKADAIKIINTSDTKGSFNPNKAKVYINGKLTDIKEVDKLDPNMIASVNIFSANDAGKIEIITK from the coding sequence ATGGAACCACTGTTACTGTATTTTGGCAAAATGATTCTCTGCTCTGCGGTGATGTTTGCTTATTATCTTTTGTTCCTGAAGGATAAAACTTTCCATCATTACAATCGGTTTTATCTTTTGTTGTCGGTTATTATAAGTCTGGTTCTGCCACTTATAAAGGTTTCCTATTTTACGATAGAGACCGATAAGAACTTGTATCTGCTGCTTAGTCAGCTCAATCAAAATCAATTACAAACAACTACAAACTATGATATCACTATTTATTCGGTTTTTTATGCAATTATTGGAGTGGTTTCAATCATTCTTTTAATTAGATTAATTGTCGGAATCCTAAGAATCCAATCTATTAAAAAACAATTCCCAAATGAAACAATCGAAGGAATCAAATTCTATCAGACTAACTTAAACAACGCACCTTTCTCATTTTTTAGAAATCTTTTCTGGAAGCAGACGATTCAGTTGGATTCGCCTGTCGGACAGCAGATCCTGAAGCACGAGATGGTTCATATTCAACAAAAACACAGCTGGGACAAACTCCTGATGCAGGTGACGAAATCTGTTTTCTGGTTCAATCCCGTGTTTTACTTCATCAACAAGGAAATCAATCTTATTCACGAATACTTGGCGGACAAGAAAGCAGTCAAAAAATCGGACACAAAAGCATTTGCGCAGATGCTGTTGGAGAGTCATTTCTCTGGTTCTATTTTGCCTGTCACAAGTCCTTTTTTATCATCTAACCTCAAAAAAAGACTTACAATGATTACAAAAAATCAAACCAAGTACAGCTATGCACGCAAATTATTTGCGCTACCAATCTTATTTTTTATGGTATTTGCTTATATGGTAAATGCTAAAAACAAAGAAATCAAAGAAACGAACAAAGCAATTGAAATTGCTGTAAACGAAATGAAAAATGACACGATAAAACCTAAAACTTCCGAGTTTGACAGTTTATCGATGAGTCATCAAAAACAAACACAATTATATTCTGAGGCTTTGAAAGAAGACCATTTGAAAATGTCTGCGCTCAGTACAAAAATGGCTGAAAAAAGCAAAGCATTATCGGCTCTTAAAAAAGCTAAAAAAGAAGATTCATCAGAATATAAGGCTTTAGAAAATGATTTGGAAAATCTATCTAATAAAATGCAGTCTATTGTAGATTCTGACAATTACCAGAAGAATCTAAAAGGTTTAGAAGAACATTCTGAAGCGATGGCTAAAATGTATGATTCTCCAGAGTTCAAGAAACGAATAGCTGATGCCGAAAAAGCAGGCAGAGATGCTGAAGCAATGGTTAATTCTCCGGAGTTCAAAAAGAGAATTGCTGATGCAGAAAAACAGGCAAAAATTGCAGAACGAATGATGAATTCTCCGAAGTTCCAGAGAGATTTGAAGAATGCGCAGAATCAAGCCGAGAAAATGCAGATTAAAGTCAATTCGCCTGAGTTTCAAAAAATGATTCAAGATGCTCAAAAAAGAGCACAAGATGCGGTTGAAAAGTATGGAAAAATTTATACGGGCGAAGAGTTTCAGAAAATGATAAAAGACCAATATGGGAAAGATGCTTTTGCGGATGGAACTGTAGCTTATGGTTTTGATGCTTCTGATCTGCCAGATTTTAAAGATTTTTCTTCCAATTTCAATTATAATTTTTCTAATGATGTATTTTATAATACAGAAAAAACGACGCTTACTCCAAAAGAGTTGAAAAAATTTGAAAAGAAAAGAGCAGAGCTTCAAAAAAAGCAAAAAGAATTATTGGAGGAACAAAAAAAGCTTCAGAAAAAACAACAGGAATTGAATAAAGAAGCGCGTCAGAATAATCCGCTGAAAATCAGTTTTAATTCTAATTTGGATTCTCCTAAAACATTGGTTTATAATAAAAATATTACGCCGCCACAAAGAATCAGTAAATCAAACCAGGTTATTATTTTTGATAAAACTACAGATGGTAATCCACAGCGTGTTTTTAAAGCAGATGCAATTAAAATAATTAATACATCTGATACTAAAGGTTCATTTAATCCTAATAAAGCAAAAGTTTATATTAATGGAAAACTTACTGATATAAAGGAGGTTGACAAGTTAGACCCCAATATGATTGCATCAGTTAATATTTTTAGTGCAAATGATGCTGGTAAAATTGAAATCATTACAAAATAA
- a CDS encoding GLPGLI family protein, with product MKKLLINLFLIFGILTFAQNKRFIYEYKFISDSTNLEDLKTEMMFLDTTKDGSKYYSYTVFNSDSLMKADLEQQLKATGSINVKTDMRKGNVRYSVTKTYPDYKTNLHRKLGMDAYNISEDRKINWKISSEKEKIGEWNAQKAEADFAGRHWIAWFSTEIPIQDGPYKFRGLPGLIVKIEDKTGSHKLELRGIKNIAGNVDVNVWNAKEIVVNSKQFQKVIKEYENDPTKGIKQIQMGGTSIVLTGKDGTSTKIAKDQEDRLKNQIKKDNNRIELNIVN from the coding sequence ATGAAAAAACTATTAATTAATTTATTTCTGATTTTTGGGATTCTGACTTTTGCTCAGAATAAGAGATTCATTTACGAATACAAATTCATTTCAGATTCGACCAATCTTGAAGATCTTAAAACAGAAATGATGTTCCTCGACACTACAAAAGATGGTTCCAAATATTATAGTTACACGGTTTTCAATTCCGATTCTTTGATGAAAGCAGATTTAGAACAACAGTTAAAAGCCACAGGTTCTATCAATGTAAAAACCGATATGAGAAAAGGGAACGTGAGATATTCTGTAACGAAAACCTATCCAGATTACAAAACTAATCTTCACAGAAAATTAGGTATGGATGCTTACAATATTTCCGAGGACAGAAAAATCAACTGGAAAATCTCATCAGAAAAAGAAAAAATAGGCGAATGGAATGCCCAAAAAGCTGAAGCCGATTTTGCAGGAAGACATTGGATTGCTTGGTTTTCGACGGAAATTCCGATTCAGGACGGTCCTTATAAATTCAGAGGTTTGCCGGGGTTGATTGTTAAGATTGAAGATAAAACAGGTTCTCACAAACTGGAATTGAGAGGTATTAAAAATATTGCTGGAAATGTAGATGTCAATGTATGGAATGCTAAAGAAATTGTGGTCAATTCCAAGCAGTTCCAAAAAGTGATTAAGGAATACGAAAATGATCCAACAAAAGGAATTAAACAAATCCAAATGGGCGGGACATCCATCGTATTAACCGGAAAAGATGGAACCTCGACAAAAATTGCAAAAGATCAGGAAGACCGATTGAAAAATCAAATCAAAAAAGATAATAACAGAATTGAACTTAATATTGTGAATTAA
- the mscL gene encoding large conductance mechanosensitive channel protein MscL: protein MGFVKEFKEFAFKGNVVDLAVGVIIGGAFGAIVKSLVDDVITPLLLTPALKAAGAENIKELAWNGVTYGNFLSSVISFLVIAFVLFWLIKIANRVNKKPEAAPAGPSSTDQLLMEIRDELKKK from the coding sequence ATGGGCTTTGTAAAAGAATTTAAAGAGTTTGCGTTTAAAGGCAACGTTGTAGATCTGGCAGTCGGTGTTATCATTGGTGGAGCATTCGGAGCGATTGTAAAATCTCTAGTAGATGATGTCATCACGCCACTTTTATTAACTCCTGCTTTGAAAGCAGCCGGCGCAGAAAACATTAAAGAATTAGCTTGGAATGGTGTAACTTATGGAAACTTCCTTTCATCGGTAATCAGCTTTTTGGTTATTGCATTTGTTTTGTTTTGGCTAATCAAAATAGCTAATAGGGTCAACAAAAAGCCAGAAGCAGCTCCCGCTGGACCGTCTTCTACAGACCAATTGCTTATGGAAATCCGTGATGAACTGAAGAAAAAATAA